A segment of the Flavobacteriales bacterium genome:
ACCGACCTGTGCCGCGGGCCGCACATCCCCGACACCTCCTTCATCAAGGCCGTGAAGGTGATGAGCGTGGCAGGCGCCTATTGGCGCGGCGATGAGAAGCGCAAGCAGCTCACGCGCCTCTACGGGATCACCTTCCCCAAGCAGAAGGAGCTCGACGAGCATCTCGTGCTGCTCGAAGAGGCCAGGAAACGCGACCACCGCAAGCTGGGCAAGGAGATGGACCTCTTCACCTTCAGCGAGCGGGTTGGAGCCGGGCTTCCGCTATGGCTGCCCAAGGGCGCCGCGTTGCGCGAGCGTTTGATCAACTTCATGAAGGAGGCGCAGGAAAAGGCCGGCTACGTGCAAGTGGCCACCCCGCACATCGGCAGCAAGGCGCTGTACGAGACCAGCGGGCACTGGGAGAAATACGGCAAGGACAGCTTCCAGCCCATGAATACGCCGCAAGAGGGTGAGCTCTTCATGCTGAAGCCCATGAACTGCCCGCACCATTGCGAGATCTTCGCCAGCCGGCCGCGCAGCTACAAGGATCTGCCCTTGCGCTTCGCCGAGTTCGGCACGGTGTACCGCTACGAGCAGAGCGGTGAATTGCATGGCCTCGCCAGGGTGCGCGGCTTCACGCAGGACGATGCCCACCTATTCTGCCGCCCGGACCAGGTGAAAGAAGAGTTCCTGAAGGTGATTGACCTTGTGCTGCTGGTGCTCAGGGCCTTGGGTTTCGAGAAATTCGAAGCGCAAGTGAGCCTGCGCGACAAGGAGGATCGGAGCAAATACATCGGCAGCGACGAGAATTGGCAGAAGGCTGAACAAGCCATCATCGACGCGGCAGCGGAATGCGGCATGAAGACCGTGGTGGAGTTTGGCGAAGCTGCCTTCTATGGCCCGAAGCTCGACTTCATGGTGCGCGATGCGCTAGGTCGCCGCTGGCAACTGGGCACCATCCAAGTGGATTACAACCTCCCGGAGCGATTCCAATTGGAATATGTGGGCAGCGACAATGCCCGCCACCGACCTGTCATGATCCACAGGGCGCCCTTCGGCTCATTGGAGCGCTTCATCGCACTGATCATCGAGCATACCGGAGGTCGATTCCCGCTGTGGCTCACCCCGGAGCAGGCCATCCTCCTGCCCATCAGCGACAAATTCGTTGATGCCGCCAAGCAGGCGCAAGCCCAATTGGCCGCGCTGGGAATCCGGTGCGAGCTCGATGAGCGCAGCGAGAAGATCGGCCGGAAGATCCGGGATGCGGAACTGGCCAAGACGCCCTTCATGCTGATCCTGGGCGAGAAAGAGGTGGAAAGCGGAACCCTGAGCCTGCGGGAACATGGCGTGGGCGATGCCGGCTCCGTGACCGTTGAAGCCTTCGCCCAGGTGATCCGGGAGCGGATCGAGGTGCAGCTGGGACAGGCAACGGCGGCTTAACGTGCTGGAGGATAGGGAAAGATGCTGATATTCGCGCCCTCAAACTCCGGGGCAGGTGTTCCCGGAGGCCGAACCAAACCCCAATAAGTGGCAGGTCCTCCCTTCCGTCCTAGTGGTCCGCGCCCCGGTGGCAGCGGCCCGCGTCGCCCGTTCCGCGGCCGTGTCATCAAAGAAGACCCGCATCGGATCAACAATAAGATCTATGGCGTGAATGAGGTGCGCCTCGTGGGCGAGAACATCGAACAGGGCGTGTACCCCTTCAGCCAGGCGCTGCGCATGGCCGAGGACCTGGGCCTGGACCTGGTGGAGATCAGCCCCACGGCTGTGCCCATCGTGTGCCGCATCACCGACTACAAGAAGTTCCTGTACGACCTCAAGAAGAAGCAGAAGGAGATCAAGGCGAAGCAGACGGTGGCTGAGGTGAAGGAGATCCGCTTCGGGCCGAACACCGATGAGCACGACGTGAACTTCAAGCTGAAGCACGCGCGCAACTTCCTCGAAGAGGGCCACAAGGTGAAGGCCTTCGTGTTCTTCCGCGGTCGCAGCATCGTGTTCAAGGAGCGCGGGGAGATCCTGCTCCTGAAGTTCGCCCAGGACTTGGAGGACATCGGGTTGGTGGAGAGCATGCCCAAGCTCGAAGGCAAGCGCATGATAATGTACCTGATCCCGAAGAAGAAGAAATGACCCCGGGCGGTTGACCCCAAGGGCACACGAGCAACCAGCGAAAGATCAAAGCGATTCCGGTTCAAGCCCGGAATGACAAAGACCAAAGACGACAGCCCATGCCTAAGATGAAGACCAAGTCCGGTGCAAAGAAGCGATTCAAGCTCACCGGCACCGGCGAGATCAAGTTCAAGCACGCATTCAAGCGCCACATCCTCACCAAGAAGGAGACCAAGCGCAAGCGCGCCCTTACCAAGACCGGCGTGATCGCCGCGGTGGATAGGAAGAACGTTCTCGACCTCTTGAAGTAAGCAACCCCAACCGCTCCAGGGTAATAATCGGTAGCGTTAACCAGGACGTGCAGCACCAAAGACCGGTCATCGAGCCGACGCTCACGCCCGAAAACCCAAGTGGAACATGCCACGCAGTCAGAATAAAGTAGCCGCCAAGGCAAGGAGGAAGAAGGTCCTCAACATGGCGAAGGGCAACTTCGGTCGCCGAAAGAATGTGCTCACCGTCGCGAAGAACACGGTGGAGAAGGGCCTCGTGCACGCGTACGACGGCCGCAAGCTCAAGAAGCGTGAATTCCGCGGCCTGTGGATCCAGCGGATCAACGCCGCCGCGCGCATCAACGGCATCAGCTACAGCGTGCTGATGAACAAGCTGAAGCAGGCCAACATCGACCTCGACCGCAAGGCGCTCGCGGAGATCGCGTACAGCGATGCCGCTGGTTTCGCCGCGATCGTGGACAAGGTGAAGTAGGCTGTTCACTGAATATCAAGAAGGGCTGCCCACAAGGGCGGCCCTTCCGCTTTTCGGATCATCCTGGCGAGCATCTTTGGCGGAAGCCATGAGCAAGCGATCCTATCTGGCGCCCTTCGCTGCCGTCACCAGCCTCTTCTTCATGTGGGGCTTCATCACCGTGCTGGTCGATTCGCTGGTTCCGCGGCTGCGCGAAATCTTCGAGCTTACTTACTTCCAGGCAGGCCTGGTGCAGTTCGCCTTCTTCATCGCATACGGGCTGGTGAGCATTCCCGCGGGTTGGTTGCTCTCACGCATCGGGTACAAGCAAGGCATGCTCATCGGCCTTGCCGCCATGGGGGTGGGCTGCCTGCTCTTCTGGCCAGCGGCCGGGCTGAGGGTGTTCCCGCTCTTCCTCCTGGGCTACTTCATCCTCGCCGCCGGCATGACAGTGCTGCAAGTCGCAGCTAATCCATACGTGGCCGTGCTGGGCGAAGAGCGTGGCGCCAGCAGTCGCTTGAATCTCGCGCAGGCTTTCAACAGTGTAGGCACCACCATCGCTCCCATCATTGGGGCCCAGTTCATCCTCAGCGACAAGATCCTGAACGGCGATGCCATCAAGCTGCTTGGAACAGATGAACGCGAGGCCTACCTCGCTGCGGAGGCCAGCGCTGTGCAAGGGCCATTTATCGTGCTCGCGGGCGCGTTGCTACTGCTCGCGGTCATCGTTGCCGTGGCGCGCCTGCCGAAGATCCTGGACACAGAGCACGCCGGCAGCTACAGTGAGGCCCTCTCCCACCCACGATTGATGCTCGGCGCCTTCGGCATCTTCCTCTATGTGGGCGCTGAAGTCGCCATTGGCACATACCTCGTGAACTACTTCCTGAGCATGGACCTTGCCGAGGCTGTCCGTGCCAACGATTTCACCAACTGGATCGCGACCACCATGCAAGGCAAGCCGCTCGATACCGTGGATGCGAAAGGCGTGGTGGCCACTTTCGTCGCATTGTATTGGGGCGGCGCCATGGTAGGCCGATTCGTCGGATCAGCGCTCACGCTCATCCTACGCCCACCCGTGGTGCTCGCGGCCTTCGGTGCGGCGGCCATCAGCCTCATCGCGGTGAGCATGACCACCGATGGCTTCACCGCCATGTGGAGCATCCTCGCCGTGGGCCTATTCAACTCGGTGATGTTCCCCACCATTTTCACCGAGGCCATCGAAGGGATGGGCGATCTGAAGCCACAGGCCTCGGGCATCCTCTGCACCGCGATCGCAGGCGGCGCTTTCATCCCTCCATGGCTGGGCCTTTTGGCCGATGGACTCGGCTTCAAAACGGCCTTCGTGCTGTTGCTGCTCTGCTACGGCTACATCGTGGCTTACGGTTTCTATACCAAGCGTCGAACCGCATGATCCTCGGCATCGACATCGGCGGCACAACCAGCAAGCTCGGCCTAGTGCATGAGGGCAAAGTGATCGCGCGCGCGCGCATCAGCACAACTGGTCATGCAGATGATCATGCCTTCGCGGATGCGCTGGCAAGCGCTGCAAGCCAACTGGTAAAGCAGGATGGGCATCCGCCCATTCAATCCGTGGGCATCGGCGCCCCCAATGCCAACCAGCTCACGGGAATCATCGAAATGGCGCCCAACCTGCCTTGGAAGAACGATGTGCCACTGGCGCGCATGATGAGCGACCGGCTCGGCGTCCCGGCCACCTTGGGCAATGATGCGAATGCCGCAGCCCTCGGCGAATGGCGTTACGGTGCGGGTCGTGGGTTTGATGATCTGCTGGTGGTAACGCTCGGCACTGGCTTGGGCAGCGGCTTCATTGTGAATGGCCAACTCGTGCTGGGCAGCGCAGGCAATGCGGGCGAGCTCGGGCATGCGATCCTCCTGCCCGATGGTCGAGCCTGCACCTGCGGAAGGAAGGGCTGCCTGGAGGCCTATGTGAGCATCCGGGGCCTGCTGGCCACCTACACCGAAGAGGGCGGCACGGCGAATCTCACCGACGTGAAGACCATCGCGGACCTCGTGCATGCTGGTGATACCGCAGCCATCGCCTGCTTCCAGCGCACCGCGGAGTGGCTCAGCATCGGCTTGGCGAACGCGGTTTGCGCCACAGGCCCCAAGCGCATCGTGCTCTTCGGCGGCATCTCGCGGAACGGCGACCTGCTCATGGCACCGCTGCGCGAGCGCTTCCACGCTAACCTGCTCAACATCTATCAGGGTCGTGTGGACCTCACGGTATCGGCTTTGCCAGATGACGATGCGGCGCTGTTGGGGGCGGCGGCGCTGGGAACCCTTTGAATCAACGGAAATGGCCAATCCACATCATACCACTCTGTCGGGTCGACCCGGAAGTTCGATGCTGCCATTGCTAACGGCAATCTGCATTCTGATGCCTGGCGTTGGCCACGCTCAGGTGAACCCAGCCCGCGACCTCGTCAATCCCTTCATCGGCACCGGCGGCCATGGCCACACCTTCCCCGGAGCCTGCGTGCCGAACGGCCTGGTGCAGCTCAGCCCCGATACCCGCCCCGATGGCTACATGGACTGGGACGGCTGCGGAGGCTACCATTATTCGGATAGCCTCATCTACGGCTTCAGTCACACGCACCTGAGCGGCACCGGCGTGGCGGACCTGTGCGATGTGCTGTTGATGCCCATGACGGACAAGTACTCGACGAGCCCGGCGGCTTATCGGTCCTCATTCATAAAAGAAACCGAGCAGGCCAGCGCTGGCTATTACTCCGTTCAATTGGACCGAACGGGCACTGGCGTTGAACTGACGTCATCGCCGCGTGTGGGCGTTCATCGCTACCGGATCCCGGCCGGACCAGAGCAGTTCATGGTGGTTGATCTGCGCCATCGTGACAAGCTGCTTGGTGCGTCCATCATTCAAACGGCGCAGAGCGAGTTGGCAGGCAAGCGACGCAGCTCATCCTGGGCCCGCGATCAGCAGCTCTACTTCGTCGCCCGTTTCAGCCGGGAGGTACAGATCGTGCCCGAGGCATCAGATAGCGCGGTCGCTGTCGTCGGCATTCGGAACAGCGCCGAACCTCTCATCGTCAAAGTCGGCATCTCTGCCGTCAGCATCGAAGGGGCGCGTAGGAACCTTGAGGCCGAGGTGCCGCATTGGGATTTCGACCGCGTACGCAAGCAGGCCGAGGACGCTTGGAACGCCAGGCTGAACAGGATCCAGGTGCAAGGCGGATCGAATGGGCAGCAGCGCGCCTTCTACACCGCGCTGTACCACAGCTATGTGGCACCGTACATCTACAACGATGTGGATGGCCAGTACCGTGGAATGGATGGCCAAGTACACAAGGCCGACCACAATGTGTACACCGTCTTCAGCCTCTGGGACACTTTCCGCGCGCTGCACCCGCTGATGACCGTGCTGGAGCCGGAGATGACCGAGGATTGGATCAAGACCTTCCTGCTGCACTACCAGCAAGGCGGACGGCTGCCCGTGTGGGAGCTCTGGGGCAACGAGACCGATTGCATGATCGGCTACCATAGCGTGAGCGTGATGGCCGATGCGTATGCGAAGGGCATCCGTGGCTTCGACGCCAGGCTCGCGCTGGAAGCGATGGTGGCCAGCGCGGAGGCTGACCATTTCGGGCTGAAGTCCTATCGAGAGCGCGGCTACATCAGCAGCGAGGACGAACCGGAGAGCGTGAGCCGCACGCTGGAGTATGCCTACGACGATTGGTGCATCGCGCGCTTCGCGGAGATGATCAGCGAGGATGAAGTGGCGCAGCGCTTCCATGCCCGCAGCCGCAATTGGCAGAACCTCTTCGACCCCGAGACGCGCTTCTTCCGCGCACGGCGCAACGGCGGCTTCATGCAACCCTTCGATCCCTATGAGGTGAACTTCAACTTCACGGAGGCGAATGCTTGGCAATATGGCTTCTTCGTTCCTCACGACATGGATCGGCTCTTGTCCCTCACCGGTGGTCCGAGCGGTCTGGCAGGGAGGCTCGATGGGCTCTTCACCGCGAAGGCACAGACCACGGGCCGCGATCAAAGCGACATCACCGGACTCATCGGCCAATATGCGCACGGCAACGAGCCGAGCCACAGCTTCGCCTACCTCTACAACCTGAGCGACCGTCCGCTGAGCACAGACGTGTTCGCGAGGCGCATCATGCAGAACTTCTACACGGACGCGCCCGATGGCCTCATCGGCAACGAGGACTGCGGACAGATGAGCGCTTGGCTGGTGATGAGCGCGCTCGGCTTCTACCCCATCTGTCCCGGTGATCCCAGCTACACCATCGGCTGGCCGCTCTTCGATGAAGCCACCATTGACCTGGGCAATGGCAGCAAATGGCGCATGCGCACCGAGGTGATGGGCAACGACCGCTCGCATGTGGAGAGCTTCACGTGGAATGGCCAGCAGCCCGAGACGTATCGGGCCATCCCGCATGGCGAACTGATGAAGGGCGGTGAGTTGCACTTCTTCCTAGGCCCGCGCCCGGGGGGATCACCGGGACGTTTCATCCCCGAGTTCGAAGACGCATGGACACCAGCGCCTATCATTCAGGCAGCGCGGCAGGCATTCACCGACAGCCTGCTCATCTCCATCAACAGCAGCGATGATCGCGCACGGATCGAATTCAGCATCGATGGAACCGAGCAACACCCCTATCAAGCGCCGTTCTGGATCACCCGCAGCTGCTCGATTGGTGCCATGGCATTCGTGCAAGGAGCGCAAGGACGGAAGAACCGGATCGCCTCATTGCCGGTCACAGCGACTTACGTGAAGTATGAAGGTGGCCGTACCATCACCCTGGAGAGCAAGTACGCCAACGAGTACACGGCAGGTGGCCGCAACGCGCTGATCGATGGCGTGCGCGGCGGCAAGGATTTCCGCACCGGCGAATGGCAGGGCTACCGCGACCAAGACGTGGTGCTGTTGATCGACCTGGGCCGTGTGCAGAAGCTGAAGCGCGTGGGCCTCAGCGTGCTGCAGGACCAGAAGAGCTGGATCTGGCTGCCCAGCGAGGTCACCTTCAGTGTGAGCACGAATCAGCGGCAATGGAGCACCAGCACGATCAGCCACGACGTGGGCCGAAAAGCTGACGGAGGGATCACGCGCGAGCTATGGCGTGAACTAGGCGGAAGGAAAGCGCGCTACATCGCGATCACGGCGAAGAACGCCGGCGTGTGTCCTGATTGGCACCCGGGAAAGGGCGGCACCACCTGGATCTTCGCGGATGAGGTGCTGATCGAGGCGGAATAGGAAATGACCAATTACCAAACCCAAACGGTACCAATGCGCATCACCGTAACGACCCACGTGAACAAGCCCTTGGCCCTCGTCTGGAAGATCTGGACCGAACCAGCCCACATCATGCAATGGAACGCCGCCAGCGATGATTGGCATTGCCCTAAGGCGAGCAACGACCTGCGCGCCGGCGGTGGATTCAGCAGCACCATGGCCGCGCGCGATGGCAGCTTCAGCTTCGATTTCGAGGGCGTGTACGATGATGTCCAGTTGCACAAGCGCATCGCCTACACCATGACCGATGGCCGTACCTGCGAGATCCTCTTCCAGGAGAAGGATGGCGGCAC
Coding sequences within it:
- the thrS gene encoding threonine--tRNA ligase, with protein sequence MIKVTLPDGSVREYAQGATAMDVAKSISEGLARNVLSAKVNGEVRDANRPLPGDCTLSLLTWSDPEGKSTFWHSSAHLLAEAIEALYPGTKFGIGPPIENGFYYDIDLGEKTIGDGDFAAIEAKMKELAAKKSAFERKEVGKAEAIAYFTEKGDEYKLELIEGLNDGEITFYTQGNFTDLCRGPHIPDTSFIKAVKVMSVAGAYWRGDEKRKQLTRLYGITFPKQKELDEHLVLLEEARKRDHRKLGKEMDLFTFSERVGAGLPLWLPKGAALRERLINFMKEAQEKAGYVQVATPHIGSKALYETSGHWEKYGKDSFQPMNTPQEGELFMLKPMNCPHHCEIFASRPRSYKDLPLRFAEFGTVYRYEQSGELHGLARVRGFTQDDAHLFCRPDQVKEEFLKVIDLVLLVLRALGFEKFEAQVSLRDKEDRSKYIGSDENWQKAEQAIIDAAAECGMKTVVEFGEAAFYGPKLDFMVRDALGRRWQLGTIQVDYNLPERFQLEYVGSDNARHRPVMIHRAPFGSLERFIALIIEHTGGRFPLWLTPEQAILLPISDKFVDAAKQAQAQLAALGIRCELDERSEKIGRKIRDAELAKTPFMLILGEKEVESGTLSLREHGVGDAGSVTVEAFAQVIRERIEVQLGQATAA
- the rpmI gene encoding 50S ribosomal protein L35, encoding MPKMKTKSGAKKRFKLTGTGEIKFKHAFKRHILTKKETKRKRALTKTGVIAAVDRKNVLDLLK
- a CDS encoding ROK family protein — its product is MILGIDIGGTTSKLGLVHEGKVIARARISTTGHADDHAFADALASAASQLVKQDGHPPIQSVGIGAPNANQLTGIIEMAPNLPWKNDVPLARMMSDRLGVPATLGNDANAAALGEWRYGAGRGFDDLLVVTLGTGLGSGFIVNGQLVLGSAGNAGELGHAILLPDGRACTCGRKGCLEAYVSIRGLLATYTEEGGTANLTDVKTIADLVHAGDTAAIACFQRTAEWLSIGLANAVCATGPKRIVLFGGISRNGDLLMAPLRERFHANLLNIYQGRVDLTVSALPDDDAALLGAAALGTL
- the rplT gene encoding 50S ribosomal protein L20 produces the protein MPRSQNKVAAKARRKKVLNMAKGNFGRRKNVLTVAKNTVEKGLVHAYDGRKLKKREFRGLWIQRINAAARINGISYSVLMNKLKQANIDLDRKALAEIAYSDAAGFAAIVDKVK
- a CDS encoding sugar MFS transporter, whose amino-acid sequence is MSKRSYLAPFAAVTSLFFMWGFITVLVDSLVPRLREIFELTYFQAGLVQFAFFIAYGLVSIPAGWLLSRIGYKQGMLIGLAAMGVGCLLFWPAAGLRVFPLFLLGYFILAAGMTVLQVAANPYVAVLGEERGASSRLNLAQAFNSVGTTIAPIIGAQFILSDKILNGDAIKLLGTDEREAYLAAEASAVQGPFIVLAGALLLLAVIVAVARLPKILDTEHAGSYSEALSHPRLMLGAFGIFLYVGAEVAIGTYLVNYFLSMDLAEAVRANDFTNWIATTMQGKPLDTVDAKGVVATFVALYWGGAMVGRFVGSALTLILRPPVVLAAFGAAAISLIAVSMTTDGFTAMWSILAVGLFNSVMFPTIFTEAIEGMGDLKPQASGILCTAIAGGAFIPPWLGLLADGLGFKTAFVLLLLCYGYIVAYGFYTKRRTA
- a CDS encoding translation initiation factor IF-3, whose product is MKEDPHRINNKIYGVNEVRLVGENIEQGVYPFSQALRMAEDLGLDLVEISPTAVPIVCRITDYKKFLYDLKKKQKEIKAKQTVAEVKEIRFGPNTDEHDVNFKLKHARNFLEEGHKVKAFVFFRGRSIVFKERGEILLLKFAQDLEDIGLVESMPKLEGKRMIMYLIPKKKK
- a CDS encoding GH92 family glycosyl hydrolase; translated protein: MPGVGHAQVNPARDLVNPFIGTGGHGHTFPGACVPNGLVQLSPDTRPDGYMDWDGCGGYHYSDSLIYGFSHTHLSGTGVADLCDVLLMPMTDKYSTSPAAYRSSFIKETEQASAGYYSVQLDRTGTGVELTSSPRVGVHRYRIPAGPEQFMVVDLRHRDKLLGASIIQTAQSELAGKRRSSSWARDQQLYFVARFSREVQIVPEASDSAVAVVGIRNSAEPLIVKVGISAVSIEGARRNLEAEVPHWDFDRVRKQAEDAWNARLNRIQVQGGSNGQQRAFYTALYHSYVAPYIYNDVDGQYRGMDGQVHKADHNVYTVFSLWDTFRALHPLMTVLEPEMTEDWIKTFLLHYQQGGRLPVWELWGNETDCMIGYHSVSVMADAYAKGIRGFDARLALEAMVASAEADHFGLKSYRERGYISSEDEPESVSRTLEYAYDDWCIARFAEMISEDEVAQRFHARSRNWQNLFDPETRFFRARRNGGFMQPFDPYEVNFNFTEANAWQYGFFVPHDMDRLLSLTGGPSGLAGRLDGLFTAKAQTTGRDQSDITGLIGQYAHGNEPSHSFAYLYNLSDRPLSTDVFARRIMQNFYTDAPDGLIGNEDCGQMSAWLVMSALGFYPICPGDPSYTIGWPLFDEATIDLGNGSKWRMRTEVMGNDRSHVESFTWNGQQPETYRAIPHGELMKGGELHFFLGPRPGGSPGRFIPEFEDAWTPAPIIQAARQAFTDSLLISINSSDDRARIEFSIDGTEQHPYQAPFWITRSCSIGAMAFVQGAQGRKNRIASLPVTATYVKYEGGRTITLESKYANEYTAGGRNALIDGVRGGKDFRTGEWQGYRDQDVVLLIDLGRVQKLKRVGLSVLQDQKSWIWLPSEVTFSVSTNQRQWSTSTISHDVGRKADGGITRELWRELGGRKARYIAITAKNAGVCPDWHPGKGGTTWIFADEVLIEAE
- a CDS encoding SRPBCC family protein, which encodes MRITVTTHVNKPLALVWKIWTEPAHIMQWNAASDDWHCPKASNDLRAGGGFSSTMAARDGSFSFDFEGVYDDVQLHKRIAYTMTDGRTCEILFQEKDGGTLVTESFDAETENPVEMQRSGWQAILDRFMGHAEAQA